TTCCAACTCGCGCCGGATCGCCACATATTCCGGCAGCTTGCTGCGCGATTGCGAGGCGATCTGCAGGAACGACATCGTGCGGTGCAGCTCCGGGTGGCGCTCCAGCAGGCATTCATAGGCCAGCATCCGATGCGGCAGCCCCTTGGTATAATCCAGCCGGTCCACCCCCAGCACCAGCGACCGTCCGGCCAGCCCGTTCTGCAACTGCCGGCAGTAATCCGACCCGGCATGCGCCTCGGCGGCCTTGGCAAAGGCCATGGGGTCGATCGAGATCGGAAAGACCGAGGCCCGGCACTGGCGCCCGAAGGCGTCCACCCGGCCATCCATCGATACGGTGCCCTGCGCCTCATAGCGGATATAATCGTGGAAGGCGCGCAGATCCGTCCCGGTCTGAAAGCCGATCAGATCGGCATGGCACAGCCCTTCGATCAACCGGCGGTGTTCGGGCAGGGCGGCGAAGGTCTCGGCGGCCGGAAACGGCGTGTGGAGGAAGAAGCCGATCGGGTTGCGCAGGCCGCGCCGGCGCAGTTCCTGAGCCGCGGGCATCAGGTGATAGTCATGGATCCAGATCATGTCGTCGGGATGCAGGAACGGCATCAGCCGCTCCACGAACTGGATGTTCACCGACTGATAGGTGGAAAACCGCTGCGCCGAGTGATGCATCAGATGCGGCGCGCTGTGCAGCACCGGCCACAGCGCCTCATTGGCATAGCCGTTGTAATAGCCGCGATGATCGGCCGGGGTCAGGTCCATGGTCGCGACCCGATAGCCGCCCGGCTGGGGCTCGGGCGGCTGCACGGCGGGGGTTTCGCTTAACGCCCCGCTCCATCCGAACCACAGGCCGGCGGTTTCCGACAGGGCCTCGCGCACCGCCACCGCCAGCCCGCCGGTGGCGCCGGCATCGTCACGCGACTGCGGTTCCGCCCGTGCCACGCGGTTGGAGATCACGACAATACGTTTCAAGATCCGTCCTCCAAGCTCACGGCTGCATCTCCGGTCCCGGCCAACGCCGATGCCATGTGCCAAGCCCTGTGGGTGCCTTCTGACCTGAATTTTCACTCTTGGATCCACAACGCGGAACCGACCCGAAAGTTCCACTTCGGGCCGGTTCCGGGTGCCGGTGCCGGTGCCGGGCGGCCAGATCGCCAACCCGGCTTTCATCCCGCTGTCTCAAAGGCTCGCGGTCAGAGGGCCAGCCCGTGCAGCCAGTCGCGGAACAGCCCGGCATCGGGGACCATCCAGCGGGCCGCCGTGGCGGGCGCCCCCGGGGTTGCCGGTGGTGGTGGTGGCCCGACGCGGATGGAGTGGCCGCCGAAGGCATTGACCATCGCGAAGCCGTCCTCATCGGTGACGTCATCGCCGATGAACACCGGAATCCGGCCGCGAAACGGCGCATCCTGCATGAAGCCGCGGATCGCGGTGCCCTTGTCGGCGCCGGGCATCCGCACCTCCACCACCATCTTGCCGGGCACCACCGTCAGCGGCGGATCGGTGACGGTCGCCAGCGCCCGCGCCACCCGGTCCACCGCCGGCCCGGCCGACGGCCGGGCGCGGTAATGCACGGCATAGCCACAGGACTTCCGTTCGATCAAGGTGCCGGGCGTATCGGCCACGAACCGCTCCAGCACCTGACCCACCTCGATGAATCCGCGGGCCAGCGACACCGGCGGGTGGTCGCGCCGCTCCAGCCCGTGCTGGCCTGCCGCCGGCAGCACGGCCGGATGGAACAGCCGGTCCAGTTCGCCCAGTGTCCGGCCGCTGACCAGGGCCACCGCGCCATCGAAGCGGCCATGCAGCCGCTGAAGCAGCTCGGGCAGGCCCGGTGTCACCACAACCGCATCGGGGGTGGGTGCGATGTCGATCAGGCAGCCGTCGACATCCAGAAACAATGCCCAGTCCGGCATCGGCTCGGGCAGCAGCCCGGCCGGACCGGTGCCGGCATCGGTGCCACTGCCAGCCCCGGCGGCCGGCTGTTCCCCGCCGCTCATATCCTCAAGCTCCCGCCGGCTTGCTGCCCGTGCCGGACTGCCGACCGGGCGTGAACGGCGCCGAGGCCGGCGCGCTGCCGCTGCCGGTCGTGCCGGGCGCGCCAGTGGAGGTCGTGCCGGGCGCGCCGGTGGGGGATGTGCCGGGCGCGGTGCTTCCGGCCGTCCTGCCGGCCGTGCCGGCGCCCGCCTCTGCCCCGGCGCCCTCCTCCTCCATCCGGCGGCGGAAGCGGCGCAGATCGTCGACCAGCTGGCGCTTGGGATGGCGCGGCAGCAGCCACTGGCCCAGCCGCCCCAGCAGGCCGGCCGGCACCTCATAGCGCAGCGTCACCACCATTTCGGTGCGCGGTCCACCATCGCCATCGGCGCTATCGTCGGGCAGGAACTCGACCATGCCGCTGTTCTGAACCTCGGCATCCTCGGTGGTTTCCCACGCGATCCGCCGGTTGGGGATGTCCTGGGTGATCTCGGACACGAAGGACAGGCTGTCGCTGGTGGGGCTGTCGATCACCCAGCGCGAGCGGCGGTCGTCGATCGCCTGCACGCTGTGCACATGCGACAGGATGCGCGGCAGGTTCTCGACATCCCGCCAGCGGGCATACAGTTCCGATGCCGGGCGGTCTATGGTGACCGAGGCGTGGACCTCCGACGTGCTGTGGCCGTTGATCTCGCTGGTGTCGCGGGTGTCGATGCCCAGCTTTTCATACAGCGCGCAATGGCCCTGCAGGCCGCGCGCGATC
Above is a genomic segment from Tistrella bauzanensis containing:
- a CDS encoding alpha,alpha-trehalose-phosphate synthase (UDP-forming), which codes for MKRIVVISNRVARAEPQSRDDAGATGGLAVAVREALSETAGLWFGWSGALSETPAVQPPEPQPGGYRVATMDLTPADHRGYYNGYANEALWPVLHSAPHLMHHSAQRFSTYQSVNIQFVERLMPFLHPDDMIWIHDYHLMPAAQELRRRGLRNPIGFFLHTPFPAAETFAALPEHRRLIEGLCHADLIGFQTGTDLRAFHDYIRYEAQGTVSMDGRVDAFGRQCRASVFPISIDPMAFAKAAEAHAGSDYCRQLQNGLAGRSLVLGVDRLDYTKGLPHRMLAYECLLERHPELHRTMSFLQIASQSRSKLPEYVAIRRELEEVSGRINGRFSEPDWLPLRYINRGIPRETLAGVLRMARMALVTPLHDGMNLVAKEYVAAQDPEDPGVLMLSRFAGAAQELETALIVNPLDHAQTADKLHQGLTMSLSERRERWQAMMAVISTNDVGRWWRSFVRALADAANPTVHPPAGRLSRRDFPRLPGEDAPAKVELRHGDGSAAPSFGTMALRAMGDA
- the otsB gene encoding trehalose-phosphatase, which gives rise to MSGGEQPAAGAGSGTDAGTGPAGLLPEPMPDWALFLDVDGCLIDIAPTPDAVVVTPGLPELLQRLHGRFDGAVALVSGRTLGELDRLFHPAVLPAAGQHGLERRDHPPVSLARGFIEVGQVLERFVADTPGTLIERKSCGYAVHYRARPSAGPAVDRVARALATVTDPPLTVVPGKMVVEVRMPGADKGTAIRGFMQDAPFRGRIPVFIGDDVTDEDGFAMVNAFGGHSIRVGPPPPPATPGAPATAARWMVPDAGLFRDWLHGLAL
- a CDS encoding SRPBCC family protein, giving the protein MAKSRDQSADSGNQANIHTLEQVASLAAGVWLVRHGLRSDRLGALGGIASVATGGMLIARGLQGHCALYEKLGIDTRDTSEINGHSTSEVHASVTIDRPASELYARWRDVENLPRILSHVHSVQAIDDRRSRWVIDSPTSDSLSFVSEITQDIPNRRIAWETTEDAEVQNSGMVEFLPDDSADGDGGPRTEMVVTLRYEVPAGLLGRLGQWLLPRHPKRQLVDDLRRFRRRMEEEGAGAEAGAGTAGRTAGSTAPGTSPTGAPGTTSTGAPGTTGSGSAPASAPFTPGRQSGTGSKPAGA